One part of the Bacteroidia bacterium genome encodes these proteins:
- a CDS encoding HD domain-containing protein yields the protein MEQLGNILEALRFAGDQMKDQKLNTEMSALHHAIETVNILWHIGKVQDQRILMAGALHQVPRIQEELKAGIEDIFGTEVSQYIQASRDPESLKTPYLERLKLKKNKKDQAGRQIYLAASAALLRHLRDHTDQLEDIRKTEEMQSRKSYIAEFSGSYTDLENFFNQLMGEEISD from the coding sequence ATGGAACAATTAGGAAATATACTGGAAGCCCTTCGTTTTGCCGGAGATCAAATGAAGGATCAGAAGCTCAATACCGAAATGTCGGCCTTGCATCACGCCATAGAAACCGTAAATATCCTTTGGCATATAGGGAAAGTACAGGATCAAAGAATCCTGATGGCCGGAGCCTTGCATCAGGTTCCAAGGATACAGGAAGAGTTGAAAGCGGGAATAGAAGATATTTTTGGGACAGAAGTCTCTCAATATATTCAAGCAAGCCGAGATCCGGAAAGCTTGAAAACCCCTTATTTGGAACGCCTGAAACTCAAGAAAAATAAAAAGGATCAGGCCGGAAGGCAGATTTATCTGGCAGCCAGTGCGGCCTTACTTCGTCACCTCCGGGACCATACCGATCAGCTGGAGGATATTCGCAAAACCGAAGAAATGCAAAGCCGAAAATCCTACATCGCAGAATTTTCGGGTAGCTATACTGACTTAGAAAATTTCTTCAATCAATTGATGGGTGAAGAAATTTCTGACTAG
- a CDS encoding DUF2723 domain-containing protein has product MNYNKINNLVGWSVFLVALLVYLATVAPTASFWDCGEFIACSNELEVTHPPGAPLFLLLGRILAMLAPNPETIAFMVNLLSVLASAFTALFTCWTVTMLAKKGLKRSSWSEKEKILGGMGAGVIAGLSCIFADSIWFNAVEAEVYALSSFFTAIVVWLMFKWEARADEADHLKYIILIAYVMGLSTGVHLLNLLTIPALALVYFFRKYEFNWKGIMATLAISTGILAFIQYGILQTMISLAADMELLFTGTQTRAGVDTGGLGMAMGTGATVFAMIIFALLVGLIVYSQIKKKVILNTVLLSTVMILVGFSSYSIIFIRSNANPPVDMNNPENVFTFLSYMKREQYGDRPLLRGPMYNAQVKFDRTTGYPISDTVGMKYTLLDGSGKYVEDIPKTEYQYEDKNVVFFPRMYKTDRYAMGPYGYTNFVKNKGQNPNSPYDDKPTRAEDLRFFFQYQIGHMYLRYFFWNFVGRESDIRDDRWESGLEFADSSRYIYERKNNKAKNHYFFLPFFLGLLGMVWHFIAAKKDASIIGLLFFFTGIAIIVYLNQYPAQPRERDYSFAGSFQTFCMWIGLGFLFLQEVFRKHLGNKSFYVAAAIALIAPVLMATQNWDDHTRKGRYIDIEFAKNLLNTCEENAILFTGGDNDTFPLWYIQEVEGYRTDVRVVNLELLISDWYIDQMRSERNGTPGIPVSIDQKDLTGDAGLVINGFQSQKIALPLDPIELVKKGIFNAQEASLADSVMIWDFKARGRADNPYILRKDLIIMDVIKNVAMDGWKRPIYFANNMQTDNYLNLMDFFRVEGLAYRVVPLKKSDKTLNDRYTHGTLRPDILKRNITEKFLYTGLDNPDVYFDEHIRNLVINNYRNNFLRLAAAYADGYSSLGKEIAEIDSLMKEEGADVEALDHSRLAKAAKRQSYQEQAAEAIAFSRQVMPTDVEPQGNLYLGLQQAQVLETLKLMEDAAREYDEVAEVGIEQLQDDVNMGQPIDQNNLSMQITLLAIRHYIENGNEEKAQALAQRIEEVSASPIGKLVIEQLKGGQ; this is encoded by the coding sequence ATGAACTATAATAAGATAAACAACCTGGTTGGTTGGAGTGTGTTTTTAGTTGCACTGCTGGTATATCTGGCAACCGTAGCACCTACAGCCAGCTTTTGGGATTGTGGGGAATTTATTGCCTGCTCAAATGAATTGGAAGTAACACACCCTCCGGGAGCTCCCCTCTTTTTATTGTTGGGGAGGATATTGGCTATGTTGGCCCCCAATCCGGAGACCATTGCTTTTATGGTCAATTTGTTGAGTGTGCTGGCAAGTGCGTTTACGGCATTGTTTACCTGCTGGACAGTTACGATGCTGGCGAAAAAGGGATTGAAGAGAAGTAGTTGGTCGGAGAAAGAAAAAATACTGGGCGGCATGGGTGCTGGAGTTATTGCGGGATTGAGCTGTATTTTCGCTGATTCTATTTGGTTCAATGCAGTAGAAGCAGAAGTTTATGCCCTGAGTTCATTCTTTACAGCGATTGTGGTTTGGTTGATGTTTAAATGGGAAGCCAGGGCTGACGAAGCCGATCATTTGAAATACATCATCCTGATCGCCTATGTGATGGGCCTTTCAACTGGAGTCCATTTGCTCAATTTGCTGACTATTCCAGCTCTCGCACTCGTTTATTTTTTCCGCAAATATGAATTCAACTGGAAAGGAATCATGGCTACCCTAGCCATTTCAACCGGAATTCTGGCTTTCATTCAATATGGAATTTTGCAAACCATGATCAGCCTGGCTGCTGATATGGAGCTGCTCTTTACCGGGACCCAGACCAGAGCAGGAGTAGATACGGGTGGATTGGGAATGGCCATGGGAACTGGAGCTACGGTATTCGCCATGATCATTTTTGCTTTACTGGTAGGCCTGATCGTGTATAGCCAGATTAAAAAGAAGGTGATCCTGAATACGGTTCTGCTTTCTACGGTCATGATACTGGTCGGCTTTTCTTCCTATTCCATCATTTTCATCCGTTCCAATGCCAACCCTCCGGTTGACATGAACAATCCGGAGAATGTCTTCACTTTCCTCAGTTACATGAAACGGGAACAATACGGAGACAGACCCCTCCTCAGAGGACCGATGTACAATGCACAGGTAAAGTTTGACCGCACAACAGGCTATCCGATTTCTGATACAGTCGGCATGAAATATACCTTGCTGGATGGCTCAGGAAAATATGTAGAAGATATCCCCAAAACAGAATATCAATATGAAGATAAGAATGTAGTATTCTTTCCTCGTATGTATAAAACGGATCGTTATGCCATGGGGCCCTATGGCTATACTAACTTTGTAAAAAACAAAGGACAAAATCCGAATAGCCCCTATGACGATAAGCCCACACGTGCCGAAGATCTTCGCTTCTTTTTTCAATACCAGATCGGACATATGTACCTGAGGTACTTCTTCTGGAATTTTGTGGGAAGGGAAAGTGATATTCGCGATGATAGATGGGAATCGGGCCTTGAATTTGCCGATAGCAGTCGCTATATCTATGAGCGCAAAAATAATAAGGCCAAGAATCATTATTTCTTCCTTCCATTTTTTCTGGGCCTCCTGGGAATGGTTTGGCATTTTATCGCAGCGAAAAAAGATGCGAGTATAATCGGCCTTCTTTTCTTCTTTACAGGCATTGCCATTATCGTTTATCTCAATCAATATCCGGCCCAGCCAAGGGAAAGGGATTATTCTTTTGCCGGTTCATTCCAGACTTTTTGTATGTGGATTGGACTGGGGTTCTTATTCTTGCAGGAAGTATTCAGGAAGCATCTGGGAAATAAATCCTTTTATGTGGCTGCTGCCATTGCCCTGATCGCGCCTGTCCTGATGGCGACTCAGAACTGGGATGATCATACGCGCAAAGGAAGATATATCGATATCGAATTTGCCAAGAACCTTCTGAATACTTGTGAAGAAAATGCCATCTTATTTACCGGTGGAGATAATGATACCTTCCCGCTGTGGTACATACAGGAAGTAGAGGGCTATCGTACAGATGTACGTGTGGTTAACCTGGAACTATTGATTTCCGATTGGTACATCGATCAAATGCGTTCGGAAAGAAATGGAACTCCCGGTATCCCGGTGAGTATAGATCAGAAAGATCTGACGGGAGATGCAGGATTGGTGATCAATGGTTTTCAATCACAAAAAATCGCTCTTCCACTAGATCCGATTGAATTGGTCAAAAAAGGGATCTTCAATGCACAGGAAGCCAGCCTGGCTGATTCCGTTATGATCTGGGATTTCAAGGCAAGGGGAAGAGCCGACAATCCCTATATCCTGAGAAAAGACCTCATCATTATGGATGTGATCAAAAATGTGGCTATGGATGGCTGGAAACGTCCCATTTATTTCGCCAACAATATGCAAACGGACAATTACCTCAACCTTATGGATTTCTTCCGGGTTGAAGGCCTGGCATATCGGGTAGTTCCTTTGAAAAAATCGGATAAAACCCTCAATGATCGCTATACGCATGGTACGCTGAGACCTGATATTCTGAAAAGAAATATTACGGAAAAGTTCCTTTATACAGGCTTGGATAATCCGGATGTGTACTTTGATGAGCATATCCGCAACCTGGTCATCAATAATTACCGCAATAATTTTCTCCGCCTCGCGGCTGCTTATGCTGATGGATATAGTAGTCTGGGCAAAGAAATAGCAGAGATAGATAGTTTGATGAAAGAGGAAGGAGCAGATGTCGAAGCATTGGATCATAGTCGTCTGGCAAAAGCTGCCAAAAGACAATCTTATCAGGAACAGGCTGCTGAAGCCATAGCCTTCTCACGACAAGTGATGCCTACAGATGTTGAGCCACAAGGGAATCTCTACCTGGGATTGCAACAAGCACAGGTCCTGGAGACCCTTAAATTGATGGAAGATGCCGCAAGAGAATATGATGAGGTGGCGGAAGTAGGGATCGAGCAATTGCAGGATGATGTAAATATGGGCCAGCCCATTGATCAGAATAATCTCTCTATGCAGATCACTTTATTGGCGATCCGCCATTACATTGAAAATGGAAATGAAGAGAAGGCACAGGCTCTGGCTCAGCGAATTGAAGAGGTCAGTGCATCCCCGATAGGTAAACTGGTAATCGAGCAATTGAAAGGCGGTCAATAA
- the rlmB gene encoding 23S rRNA (guanosine(2251)-2'-O)-methyltransferase RlmB, translating into MSKSKQQHLVYGMHPVLEAISAGKSVEKIWVKQSMSADRLYSIREAAKEKDIPVQFVPEVRLQRFVPNGNHQGVVAMLSSVSYQELEQIILQVQEKGEKPLFVMLDGVKDVRNFGAIARTAECMGAHAIIVPSQGSAAANADAVKVSAGALSYLPVCREGNLVDSLLLLQSYGIKTYGCTEKASETLYTADFREACCLIFGSEEKGMSKQILKRSDHLIGIPLQGEISSLNVSVAVGMVLSETLRQRRA; encoded by the coding sequence ATGTCAAAAAGTAAGCAACAACATTTGGTCTATGGCATGCATCCCGTTTTGGAAGCCATTTCTGCGGGGAAGTCAGTAGAAAAAATCTGGGTAAAGCAAAGCATGTCTGCCGATCGTCTCTATAGTATTCGAGAAGCTGCAAAAGAAAAAGATATACCGGTTCAATTTGTTCCCGAAGTTCGTCTTCAGCGTTTCGTTCCCAATGGCAATCACCAGGGAGTAGTAGCTATGCTTTCCTCGGTTAGCTATCAGGAGTTGGAGCAAATTATCCTTCAGGTGCAGGAGAAAGGGGAGAAGCCTTTGTTTGTGATGCTGGATGGGGTAAAGGACGTGCGCAACTTTGGCGCCATTGCCCGTACGGCCGAATGTATGGGAGCACATGCGATCATCGTTCCTTCTCAGGGATCAGCTGCCGCCAATGCAGATGCGGTCAAGGTATCGGCAGGTGCGCTAAGCTATCTTCCAGTCTGCCGTGAAGGCAACCTGGTCGATTCTCTCCTGCTTTTACAATCTTATGGGATCAAAACCTATGGCTGTACAGAAAAGGCTTCAGAGACGCTCTATACGGCTGACTTTCGGGAAGCTTGTTGTTTGATCTTTGGTTCGGAAGAAAAAGGGATGAGCAAACAAATTCTCAAACGATCCGACCACCTGATCGGCATTCCTCTTCAAGGTGAAATTTCTTCCCTCAATGTTTCTGTGGCTGTCGGGATGGTCTTATCGGAAACACTCAGGCAAAGACGGGCCTAA
- a CDS encoding MBL fold metallo-hydrolase: MVHTLDLHFQVPNSIAVYVYETADGPVLVETGPHSRFAHLEGELEKIGYKVSDIKHVFLTHIHFDHAGAAWAFAEAGASIYVHPRGWKHMHDPERLYSSAKRIYGDMMEPLWGIMKAIPEELLIAIEDEQEIEVGGKTFKAWHTPGHANHHIAWQVDDIIFSGDVGGCRIPNGPVVPPCPPPDINVEAWMNSIRILKEQNPRLLYLTHFGIEENPIAHLDRLEFIINDWAQWMKPQWEAGREVKDITPDFLAYTSEQLREAGVTDEVEIKKYEAANPPYMSVAGLMRYWQKKSEGAL, from the coding sequence ATGGTTCATACCCTCGACCTGCATTTCCAAGTCCCAAACTCTATTGCTGTTTATGTTTATGAGACAGCCGATGGCCCTGTATTAGTTGAAACCGGACCTCATTCGCGTTTTGCGCATCTGGAAGGAGAGTTGGAAAAAATTGGCTACAAAGTTTCGGATATCAAGCATGTATTCCTCACTCATATCCATTTTGACCATGCAGGAGCTGCCTGGGCCTTTGCAGAAGCAGGAGCAAGCATTTATGTCCATCCAAGGGGTTGGAAACATATGCACGATCCAGAACGTCTGTATAGTTCTGCGAAGCGCATCTATGGGGATATGATGGAACCTTTATGGGGAATTATGAAAGCCATTCCGGAGGAATTGTTGATTGCCATTGAGGATGAGCAGGAAATAGAAGTTGGAGGAAAGACTTTTAAAGCCTGGCATACGCCCGGCCATGCTAACCATCACATTGCCTGGCAAGTAGATGACATCATCTTTAGTGGAGATGTAGGTGGTTGCCGCATTCCCAATGGACCGGTTGTTCCCCCCTGCCCTCCCCCGGATATTAATGTAGAAGCCTGGATGAATTCTATCCGAATTTTGAAGGAGCAAAATCCTCGTCTCCTGTATCTCACACATTTTGGGATTGAAGAAAACCCAATAGCACATCTGGATCGACTGGAATTTATCATCAATGACTGGGCCCAATGGATGAAGCCCCAATGGGAAGCCGGAAGAGAAGTAAAAGATATTACGCCGGATTTTTTAGCCTATACCAGCGAGCAATTGAGAGAAGCAGGCGTTACGGATGAGGTTGAAATCAAAAAGTACGAAGCTGCTAACCCACCCTATATGAGTGTAGCAGGTTTGATGCGGTACTGGCAGAAAAAATCAGAAGGAGCTTTATAA
- a CDS encoding FG-GAP-like repeat-containing protein, with product MKKLFFLLTILFSFQAIQISAQNYKRSNNIPVIDQDGKRLLYPWAGGMNDAQFFNIDVNLDGTLDILVFDGQVGKFTPYIYDDTASNPIVFDPGFIANFEDCECQKWAQVVDYNCDDRADIICGSGSVGQHFKVYENTIFNGDSLGFVLKYDPLKEVNPQAVDPNTPREIFIINSDMPGIIDIDFDGDLDIVSTQNGFDFWAYHQNLAMDRFGRCDTMVFQMATNCWGNFSESNLDNTLFVADTVNCPRGGANPDLIDPRHVGSTMLILDLNGDSLYDAILGDISFPTVSGVINNGTKDWAFMDSAFTNFPSYDSAIDVEIFPGLYYADVDNDGKKDLLASSHAPSGGENKNGVVFYKNFGENNFPDFRFQGRGFIAEEHIDVGNFSLPVFFDHNNDGLEDLLVGSRGLIMKTSDSLIFTYQLQLFENTGSLTRPEFTLVDDDYMDGSTRFLEFEDAAMTFGDLDGDGDEDMIMGNALGTLTYYKNEAAPGQNADLQLQGQGILNSSGLPIDIGTLSAPELFDYDNDGDLDLFAGDRFGKIAYYENIGDSSNFSFSKITAQWGGINIKFIATGYEFYGRTKPRFIDYDNDDTTELILATEDGYIEVYEDLTGALTDTLNPSFILFDGDFGDEAAIDAAILDTSGNYTFIIGSERGGLHMFNTVEISDQEDSTSLGFPDLTKDIPFRLAPNPASDRVRIIFDSDQILFAEKQISLLNNMGQEVYRESSNNKRLDIDLTSLAGGIYYVRVRSEGQQWLSKLIHRN from the coding sequence ATGAAAAAACTTTTCTTCCTTCTAACAATCCTGTTTTCTTTTCAAGCTATTCAAATTTCGGCCCAGAATTACAAGCGCAGCAATAATATCCCGGTCATCGATCAGGATGGAAAACGTTTGCTCTATCCCTGGGCAGGAGGAATGAATGACGCCCAATTTTTCAACATAGATGTCAACCTGGATGGCACCCTGGATATACTTGTTTTTGATGGGCAGGTAGGAAAGTTTACGCCCTATATCTACGATGATACAGCTTCAAATCCCATCGTTTTTGACCCAGGATTCATTGCCAATTTTGAAGATTGCGAATGCCAGAAATGGGCACAGGTAGTGGATTACAATTGTGATGACAGAGCAGATATAATTTGTGGTTCGGGCTCAGTCGGGCAGCATTTCAAAGTGTATGAGAATACCATTTTCAATGGAGATTCTTTGGGCTTTGTGCTGAAATACGATCCCCTCAAAGAAGTCAACCCTCAGGCTGTGGATCCTAATACTCCCCGCGAAATTTTTATCATCAATAGCGATATGCCAGGTATCATAGATATTGACTTTGATGGAGATCTGGATATCGTCAGCACGCAAAATGGATTTGACTTCTGGGCCTATCATCAAAATCTGGCCATGGATCGATTTGGAAGATGCGATACCATGGTGTTTCAGATGGCCACCAACTGCTGGGGTAATTTCTCTGAAAGTAATCTGGATAATACCCTTTTTGTAGCAGATACAGTTAATTGTCCTAGAGGAGGTGCTAATCCGGATTTGATCGATCCGCGCCATGTAGGTTCAACTATGTTGATCCTCGACTTAAATGGAGACAGCCTCTATGATGCCATTTTGGGAGATATTTCCTTTCCTACAGTCAGCGGAGTCATAAATAATGGGACCAAAGATTGGGCCTTTATGGATTCAGCTTTCACCAATTTCCCCAGCTATGATTCTGCTATAGATGTGGAGATTTTTCCAGGCCTTTATTATGCAGATGTGGATAATGATGGAAAAAAGGATCTGCTTGCAAGCTCTCATGCACCTAGTGGGGGAGAAAATAAAAATGGCGTAGTATTCTATAAGAATTTTGGCGAAAATAATTTCCCTGATTTTAGATTTCAGGGCCGAGGATTTATAGCCGAAGAACATATAGATGTTGGGAATTTTTCTTTACCTGTGTTCTTTGACCATAATAATGATGGCCTGGAAGATCTCCTTGTTGGGAGTAGAGGCTTGATCATGAAAACTTCTGACTCCCTCATTTTTACCTACCAACTCCAACTATTCGAAAATACCGGGAGTCTCACTCGCCCGGAATTTACTTTAGTAGATGATGATTATATGGATGGAAGTACTCGTTTCCTCGAATTTGAGGATGCTGCTATGACCTTTGGGGATTTGGATGGAGATGGAGATGAGGATATGATTATGGGAAATGCACTGGGAACCCTGACTTACTACAAAAATGAAGCCGCTCCCGGACAAAATGCCGATCTGCAATTACAAGGCCAGGGTATTCTAAATTCTAGCGGACTTCCTATAGATATCGGAACCTTGAGTGCACCTGAGCTTTTCGATTATGACAATGATGGTGATCTTGATCTTTTTGCGGGAGATCGCTTTGGAAAGATTGCCTATTACGAAAACATTGGAGATTCAAGCAATTTCTCCTTTAGCAAAATCACTGCGCAATGGGGAGGCATCAACATAAAATTCATTGCCACCGGCTATGAGTTTTACGGAAGAACCAAGCCTCGTTTCATTGACTATGACAATGACGATACCACTGAATTGATCCTCGCGACAGAAGATGGATATATCGAAGTCTATGAAGACCTGACGGGCGCACTTACAGATACCCTCAATCCTTCTTTTATTCTTTTTGATGGAGATTTTGGAGATGAAGCTGCCATAGATGCTGCCATTCTGGATACTTCCGGCAATTACACCTTCATTATCGGTAGTGAAAGAGGAGGCCTTCATATGTTCAATACCGTTGAAATCAGCGATCAGGAAGATAGCACTTCGCTAGGATTTCCGGATTTGACAAAAGATATACCTTTCCGATTGGCTCCCAATCCAGCTTCAGATCGGGTGCGGATCATTTTTGATTCAGATCAGATTTTGTTTGCCGAAAAACAGATCAGCCTGCTCAACAATATGGGACAGGAAGTTTATCGAGAAAGCAGCAATAATAAGCGACTGGATATTGACCTGACTTCTCTGGCCGGAGGCATTTATTATGTGCGGGTACGCAGTGAAGGTCAACAATGGTTATCAAAATTGATCCATAGGAATTAA
- the murF gene encoding UDP-N-acetylmuramoyl-tripeptide--D-alanyl-D-alanine ligase: MNLFIPTMEGPELFLLFKRFPSICTDTRKIKEGDLFFALKGDRFDGNKYAEQALEKGAARAIIDDPQYAKEGDDRFVCVENALKALQELANTYRKSLRIPVLGITGSNGKTTTKELINAVLSTEKKVFATQGNLNNHIGVPLSLLSIPAEAEIAIIEMGTNQPGDIQELVEIAMPDLGLITNIGSAHLERLGSVEGIREEKGALFRKVMKQGGLIFLNKGDDHLNQLVGDYQNIRSYGSPNADYQFEIERNEASGMDMLVHAKAWEQSQSFQLQLSGSYNALNALAAIAVGEYFALSRESIAHGLSSYVSSNNRSQILQRENYQIYLDAYNANPSSMKASIENMFEISKGKLSLILGDMFELGEKEEAMHAELGSMINTHVPYRCIGVGRLMKAAIEQIDQDAHWFETVEEAQQKVESLIEGSDLVMIKGSRGMALERLLDKI; the protein is encoded by the coding sequence TTGAACCTATTTATCCCTACTATGGAAGGTCCGGAATTGTTCCTGCTCTTTAAAAGATTCCCAAGTATCTGCACCGATACAAGAAAGATAAAAGAAGGAGACCTCTTTTTTGCCCTCAAAGGAGATCGATTTGACGGCAACAAATATGCTGAGCAGGCTTTGGAGAAAGGAGCCGCAAGGGCCATCATTGATGATCCGCAATATGCGAAGGAAGGGGATGATCGCTTTGTATGTGTTGAAAATGCGCTCAAAGCCCTACAAGAGCTCGCAAATACCTATCGGAAATCTTTACGCATTCCTGTACTGGGAATTACGGGTAGCAATGGAAAGACCACGACTAAGGAATTGATCAATGCAGTCCTGAGTACAGAGAAAAAAGTATTTGCAACACAGGGAAATCTCAATAATCATATTGGCGTTCCCCTAAGCCTCCTCAGTATTCCCGCAGAAGCAGAAATCGCCATCATCGAAATGGGAACTAATCAGCCAGGCGATATTCAGGAGTTGGTGGAAATTGCTATGCCTGATTTGGGACTTATTACCAATATCGGTTCGGCCCATTTGGAAAGACTCGGAAGTGTCGAAGGCATACGGGAAGAAAAAGGCGCTTTGTTTAGGAAAGTGATGAAGCAGGGAGGATTGATTTTTCTGAATAAAGGCGATGATCATCTGAATCAATTGGTCGGAGACTATCAAAACATCAGAAGCTATGGAAGTCCGAATGCCGACTATCAGTTTGAGATAGAAAGAAATGAAGCCTCAGGTATGGATATGCTCGTTCATGCAAAAGCCTGGGAGCAAAGCCAAAGTTTTCAGTTGCAGCTAAGCGGTTCTTACAATGCTTTGAATGCACTGGCAGCTATCGCCGTAGGAGAGTATTTTGCTTTGTCGAGGGAAAGTATAGCCCACGGACTTTCATCCTATGTTTCCAGCAATAACAGAAGCCAAATTCTACAGAGAGAGAACTATCAGATTTATCTGGATGCCTACAATGCCAATCCTTCTTCGATGAAGGCTTCCATTGAGAATATGTTTGAGATCAGTAAAGGAAAACTCAGCTTGATCCTGGGAGATATGTTTGAGTTGGGCGAAAAGGAAGAAGCGATGCATGCAGAACTGGGAAGTATGATAAATACCCATGTTCCCTATCGATGCATTGGAGTAGGCAGGCTGATGAAAGCTGCCATTGAGCAGATTGATCAGGATGCACACTGGTTTGAGACTGTAGAAGAGGCTCAGCAAAAAGTTGAATCTCTGATCGAGGGCTCAGATTTAGTGATGATAAAGGGTTCCAGAGGTATGGCTTTGGAGCGTCTGCTAGATAAGATTTAG
- the ricT gene encoding regulatory iron-sulfur-containing complex subunit RicT yields MGCGSCSSGTCSSDGCGRQGGCATGGCNKLNTFDWLDNMLPPGHTEVDNVYEIRFKNTRKSFYRNVNGLRLYIGDNVVVESDRGYDVGILSLGGVMAELQMKKKGVNKPIKELPRIYRKANEEDLELLKKVRAREQETLTRSRELIIELGLDMKLSDVEFQGDGAKAIFYYIADHRVDFRELIKVLAREFRIRIEMKQIGLRYEAGLVGGIGACGRELCCSTWLTDFKTVSTSAARYQNLSLNPMKISGLCGRLKCCLNYELDVYMDALEGFPEVTFIETAKGKATLQKTDIFKRKMWFSYVGETSWYPIDVEEVSRIKAMNDKGEKPQATFAKIETVESTRPDLNHDFVDVVGTNIPAPERRNKRKKGHHKNKNRNFRKGKDNRNKKVQASGNQPNSQRESAGNKGGNKGRPGKQQSGGQNRNSSSSRPNKNRPQNKGPRRKPQNRNDQKGK; encoded by the coding sequence ATGGGATGTGGATCATGTAGTAGCGGGACTTGTTCCTCTGATGGATGCGGAAGACAGGGAGGTTGCGCTACCGGTGGATGTAATAAGCTGAATACCTTTGATTGGTTAGACAATATGCTGCCTCCGGGCCATACAGAAGTTGATAATGTCTACGAAATCAGGTTTAAAAATACACGCAAATCATTTTATAGAAATGTAAATGGATTGCGACTTTATATTGGAGATAATGTAGTTGTCGAAAGTGATCGCGGCTACGATGTGGGAATCCTTTCTTTGGGTGGAGTGATGGCTGAGCTGCAAATGAAAAAGAAAGGGGTCAATAAGCCTATCAAAGAACTTCCCAGAATATACCGGAAAGCCAATGAGGAAGACCTGGAGTTGCTGAAAAAAGTACGCGCCAGAGAGCAGGAAACACTGACCAGATCGAGAGAATTGATCATAGAATTAGGGCTCGATATGAAGCTCAGTGATGTCGAATTTCAGGGAGATGGGGCGAAAGCAATTTTCTATTATATAGCCGATCATCGGGTGGACTTTCGGGAACTGATCAAAGTTCTGGCGAGGGAATTCCGAATTCGTATTGAGATGAAACAAATCGGCCTGAGGTATGAGGCTGGTCTGGTAGGAGGTATTGGAGCCTGTGGCCGGGAGCTTTGTTGCTCTACCTGGCTGACTGATTTCAAAACAGTCAGTACTTCAGCTGCCCGTTACCAAAATCTTTCCCTCAATCCCATGAAAATATCCGGACTCTGCGGGCGATTGAAATGTTGCCTCAATTATGAGTTGGACGTATATATGGATGCCCTGGAAGGGTTTCCGGAAGTGACTTTCATTGAGACAGCCAAAGGAAAAGCGACTCTCCAGAAGACAGACATCTTCAAGCGTAAGATGTGGTTTAGCTATGTAGGCGAAACCTCCTGGTATCCCATAGATGTAGAGGAAGTGAGTCGGATCAAAGCCATGAATGACAAAGGGGAGAAACCCCAGGCTACTTTCGCAAAAATCGAAACTGTCGAGAGTACCCGACCTGACCTGAACCATGACTTTGTGGATGTCGTAGGAACCAATATTCCTGCACCTGAAAGAAGGAACAAGCGTAAGAAGGGCCACCACAAAAATAAAAACAGAAATTTCCGCAAGGGAAAAGACAATAGAAATAAAAAGGTACAAGCCTCAGGAAACCAGCCCAATTCTCAAAGAGAATCTGCTGGAAATAAAGGCGGGAACAAAGGGAGGCCCGGGAAGCAACAATCCGGTGGCCAAAACCGCAATTCTTCCAGTTCCAGACCCAATAAAAATCGCCCACAAAATAAAGGGCCCAGAAGAAAACCTCAGAACAGAAATGACCAGAAAGGCAAATAA